In one Mucilaginibacter ginsenosidivorax genomic region, the following are encoded:
- a CDS encoding GNAT family N-acetyltransferase: protein MEHPLDNPAWNASVTGNHNLAEGTDTVKCFLPDVSPFAGMIQNTPENFAALYDIVQPKRTIAVFSPGDYEIPQPWKVVNPMKCLQMIYENPIPAAIDDIAFTPLTDEHIPAMLALTKLTNPGPFFNRTIDFGNYFGIFIGDELVAMAGRRLQPLPYMEVSAVCNHPDHLGKGYASRLIMHQVRLIKETGGIPFLHVLQSNINAIKVYQKLGFETRKAMNICAIAKI, encoded by the coding sequence ATGGAACACCCACTTGATAATCCCGCCTGGAATGCATCTGTAACCGGCAATCATAACCTTGCAGAAGGCACAGATACAGTTAAATGTTTTTTGCCTGATGTATCCCCTTTTGCAGGAATGATACAAAACACACCCGAAAACTTTGCCGCCCTTTATGATATTGTACAACCCAAACGCACTATAGCGGTTTTTAGTCCCGGAGACTACGAAATACCCCAGCCCTGGAAAGTAGTAAACCCCATGAAATGCCTGCAGATGATATATGAAAACCCCATACCTGCAGCCATTGACGACATTGCCTTTACGCCGTTAACTGATGAGCATATACCAGCTATGCTGGCACTTACCAAGCTTACAAATCCCGGCCCCTTCTTTAACCGCACTATCGATTTTGGCAACTATTTTGGTATTTTTATTGGCGATGAATTGGTGGCCATGGCGGGGCGCAGGTTACAGCCTTTGCCCTACATGGAGGTAAGCGCCGTTTGCAATCATCCCGATCACCTGGGGAAGGGTTACGCCAGCCGCCTTATTATGCACCAGGTACGGCTGATTAAAGAAACAGGCGGAATCCCGTTTTTACATGTGCTGCAAAGTAATATAAACGCGATTAAAGTATATCAAAAACTGGGCTTTGAAACACGTAAAGCCATGAATATCTGTGCGATAGCTAAAATTTAA